From Solanum stenotomum isolate F172 chromosome 2, ASM1918654v1, whole genome shotgun sequence:
ATCACCAAGAATCAGTTTTGAAGTTAGCGTGCGTCTTCTTGGTGGATTGATGGCTTTGGGATACACAATGGCAGCCATCCTCAAAAGAAGCAGCCATGTATTTTCTGATGAAAGGGTTTGTGTGAAAATTGATTGGCTTGAGCAACTAAAGCGCCACTATGTGCaggtaatatatattttcttcacttttgtCCATCTCGCTATGATTATATCCCAAAACTTTTGGTTTTGTCGAGGGGGTTTCTTTTAATTCTTGAATACAATCGAGCGAGTAGTTGTATTATTTCAAATGCGTAAATGTCCCTTCAAGTTTGATTTCCATTGTGTGGATACAGTCATTCAGTTATACCCGAGCAATGATTTCCTGACCACAAAATGTGTTTGTTTGTCAACTATTGAGAAATACATCGAATCTGCGGGGaacctttttttattatttcttgtgTTGTCCTCATAACTATGTCAAAAGACTGTTTACATCAAACTAATTGTTCAGAattcaaatttcataaaaaataaaaataaaagactaacaagtctaatattttcttctcttctcgTACAAGAAAATTCAATCTATCAAACTTCACATAGAGTACCAATTACAGAGAATTTTTCTGGCAAAGGAACAAACTCTTTGTAGGTTGAGTATATAGTTGGGGAAGTTTCTCTTTGCCCATAGTTGACAAACTATGATAGGTTTGTTTTTATGGAGTCATAAGTGAAGATGctattaaatttcaaatatgcTAAACTCTATTAACTTTGCCTAGGTCCAAGGAAGAGATCGTGTTGTTGTAAAATGTATCGCTGAGCAGCTGGGTTTGGAAGGTTCATACACTCCTCGTACATATATTGAACAAATACAGCTAGAGAAGCTTGTGAATGAGGTTATGGTATGATACCTTCCGTAGCATTTGTGATTCACTGTCCCTGCTTCTTATCCCTAAGCAGATAACACATTTCAGGCGCTACCAGATGATTTGAAAACAAAGCTTAGTCTAGATGAAGATATTGTCTCAAGTCCTAAAGAAGCTCTCTCTCAAGCCTCGACAGAGAGGGCATGGAGAAATAAGAATATCAGAAGGTGCAGCACTTGATCCATATTTTCCTCACCTTCTACTTGTTTATTCAATGTTATCTTTCATCAATAAACTGAGTTAATGTCTTGTCTGTGGCCAATAATTGCTTAAAGATTTATTTGTTAGTAAAACATTTGATAACTTcagatattctttttttttggcaacTTCCATCAAAGAAAGCACACATATATGATATTGCCTCAAAAATAGGAAACTAAGAAAGAAGGGGGTGGAGCAATGTGGGGTTTGGTGGGAGAGAGAGTAGAGGCAGCGGACCCGGAGGATTCTTCAGATCTCACATGTGCACTTGACCAGTCTTCTCACTTCTGTATGATGTGAACATAAACGTGACTTGCAGGAGTTGCTGCACTAGAGTCTAATGAAACAAGTACAGAATCTCATGAGTTATTGATACAAAGGTTAAAAGGAAGCACATATAATTTGCCGTCTGATAGGATGATGGGAGATTTTATGTATATGCACCTtatgaaatattgaatttatgtTGAGAGAATATCATATTCAAATTATTAAATCAATCATACCTTATGAAAGTACTGATATAATTAGATTTTTGCTCTTGTACATGAGCAAGTCATTCATTCATTTGATATGCATTGACTCTCTCTGCACCTGCTAGGGTGTCTGACAAGAAAACTGTCTTTTAATAGACAAATTGAGGGAATGCATTGGGTTATTAGTTAGCtgcaattttcaattttaccaTATGTGTACCACAGTAGTCACTATTCCTTTTGTTTACTGATCCACATTTACGTTATCGTTATCGTGTTACTCACATCTCCTGCCAGTACCTCAGGATGACAAGTACTTCctctgttttatttttttgaaacttctGCCTTTTTACTCTGTCCCAAAAGCGAACAGTCAGCGCGAAGGTTCAAGACCTAAAAATGACACCTTCCTATATTTGGAACAACTATAACTTTGAACTTCCAGTTTTACTCTTAATGACATGATTTTACCTCCACAGAAAGGTCATGATATGTATAATGCCACAAGTTCAAAAAgtgtttctttctttcttaaactccattcTCAATAGAACAGAGCtatataaaatgaagaaatatatatagatgtaCCTTATCTACACAAACCAATTGGGGTAGGGGATAGCTGGGTAGGTGGGAACAACAGAAGTGGATAtgattctttctttttctctggACCTGGGAAACATTTTGATGTCAAATTGATTTGTGATTGATGTGCTTTGTGCAGCGGATTGTCACATTCATATTCAACTAACAGGGACAAAAATCTCAATGTTAGTTCTGATTATCAGAGGAATGACAGGATTGAGGAACCAGGGACAAGATTAGCAAACCAGGTGCAATGattcacatttatttattttttgtttatgcaaactaaaacatttttcttttttaggcATTAATCATTCTTTACATGacattttttgagtttttttcttgtttattccATAAGGGAGCGATCACACATCTATTGGAGCAAATTTCTACGTTGAATGACCGGATGGACGACTTCACGTCTATAATGGAAGAACTTAATTCTAAGTTGTGCAGCAGAAGAGCTTCTCCGAGAAACAAACAAGCTTCACCATGCATACAAAATCTGACGTTAGAAACTGAAGCATGTGTTGGATCTGCTCCTACTAACTATTTCATCTCTGGTTTGGAGAACGGCTCGTTGACTGGGTCCATCATGCCTAATTCCTCATCTTTTACTTCCGCTATTGGAAAGGAGTCTACCTTGATGGAAGAggtaagttttttttcttgggcttaaaattttgaatgagttgaaaatttaaattctaattAGTTAAATATGCGTAAAGTCTTAACATACAGATGTAGGCCAATTTagcaatttaattaatttcaacatttagacaatttcaattatatatcCCCTTTTAGTCTTCctccttttttccttttgcaATTATTAAACACATAACTATTTTACATAAACACGTAATCAAACCTAAAAGATTATGTAGTTgtatacaaacaaacaaatacCAAATTACCAATAAATGATCGGAATAACAATTTAATTGTGTGATCATGTATTCATTAAAACATTAGTTCATTACAATATATCAAAAttgggataaggcacaagtatcccctagactatgaccgaaatcccagagacacaccttaactaaactaaggtactattacccccctaaactcatttttctgtaattttgtacaccttttggcttacgtggcacactCCGTGACTCCACGCAGTTGAGGCGCGTTGAGATATTTTGAtaccacgtaagccaaaaaggtgtacaacattacaaaaaaaaatggattcaggagtaataggaccttagtttagttaaggtgcgTTTCTaggatttcggtcatagtctggGGGGTACTTGTACCTTATCCCTATCAAAATTACAATGAGGTGAAAGAGTTAAGCACATCAATAACAACATAGCAACGTAAAAAgcacaaaaaataaacataaaagtaaATATTGTGCATGACTGCGTCTGAGCCAGAGGGGACGTTCATGTCTGAAGTGGCATTGGCACACCACAGCTGAATGCCGGAAATAGCAGCAGCAAGATTGCTAAGAAGGTCCGagcatgaaaaaataaaaccctaGGAATTTATTCTGGCTGTTGCACTTGTTCATTTTTGGGTTCAAAATGCCTGTGCAAAATGAAGTttctttgcatttttttttatatgaagctGCTAGTGCAACATTCTGCACCTGTGTTTGAAGATATTATGTGTTTTAGGAAATTGAATCTGCTACATTTGCTTCGACGCGGTAAGCATTAGatagtttttctttaaaaaagcAATTCTGGCTATCATTTTGACGGTATACTACATAaagtttgtaatattttttttattaaatagtatatatacatacatgtgATTAGGAAGGGAATGTATGACTTTTTTAACTTACTGTTACAGAAGATAACTAATTTATTATCAGATGAATATTTCCTTATTCCTGTACACTGAATTTGTCGCCTAAAGTATCTTAACCTCTTTGGTTGTTCTCTTATAAATTCCTTTCGGATACAGATATCCAATATTGCACGTGGACAGCGTCAACTTATGCATCAGCTGGACAACGTTAGCAATGTTCTTCGCGAGAGATTAGGAGAACAGTCTCGACAAGCAAGAATGAACAAGAAAAGGGATACAATCAAAACCATCAGAAAACCTCTCATTTTAACATTAGCAGTTGGTTGCCTGGGAATTCTCTTGTTTAAGAGCCTCCAACACCGTAACTGATTCTTCATTCTAATATTTTTACTGTaggatttttctttttctcctacAGAGCTTACATTTTTTCATAGCGTTGTACCCTTCAATCGGGATAAAATACTGCTCATGGATCAAACTGATCTGTGATTTTGAGGCTAAGAAGGCAGAATGTGATGCTTTCTGATTGATGAGTTTTGTTAAAGAAGGGAATGAATTAGAAAATTTTGGGTTCATTTAATAAATATGTTCTTCACTATATGTTTTGGAGTTTCAGTGTGTTTTGACTTTTGATGTGTGTGATAGTGAATAAGATTAACAGCCACTCAGCGCTCAGGATGTAGACTCAGAGAGTGACACTAAAGTCTCTAATGGTCAATGGAGCCATCTGAATATTATAATGATAAATCTAACTTGTCCACCTGTTACGCCTAATTTAACACTATACAAGAATACTCCAATTCTTCCCAACCAACTGAAAGGAGGTTAGGTGAAAGCAGAAATCGTATTAAACCAGCAAATGTCAAGTTGGCATAAAAGACTCGTGAGGAAAATGAAGTTTCCTTGACAAGTTAAAAAGTAAAGGACAGAGTCATCACAGTACTGAATCTCAGTTTTGGGAAGAACAAACATAAATGACAAAGTGGAACCAAACTAGTGTCCGATACTCTTAGTGTCCAGTACTCATATTGAAGTCTGATTATTCATTCTGAATTCATGTCAGATAGGGTCTTATTCGGAGGGTAGTGTTCAGTAGCGTAGCCACATGGTGGAATTGGCACCCTTGGTCGGAAAAATATAATCgcatatacaagtaaaatgatacacgaaataattaaataacatattttggacacccttaacATAATAAGCTACTATAGTCCAGTGGTTTCACCTCCTTGGAATGAGGAAGTGCTCGTGTGCTCGAATTTATTGTGCTATTTCTAGACACCCTTTATGAAATTCCTAGCTCCGCCACTGGTAGTGGTAGTGTTCTCTACCAATTAATAAACAACACAATGGATCTTTATAAAGGATGATTAATGTCAActgaaaaattaaatgattatgAAAAGGACAATTAGTTAGGCATGAAAATGGTTGAAAGCAGCTATCAGCTCAACATTTTTTATAAGACTTATTTGGTACAAGTCATTACCATAAAACTCAGTTTGGCCATTTGCCATAATTAAGTTTCTTCAAGTTATTCTCCAGTTAATTAAAAgcttaaattaataattaatactataaatattttatcattatatttatatcaattgATAGTATATAATTGTCATACATAGGATACTTCAATAATTATGGAGTTACAAgttgaattattttaaatcttACCTGTTATtaaatcttttctttattaataaaataattatgtggaaacaaaattttaaagtaTCATAAAACAAGAAAACGTATATTCTATTATCTCCTCCCACTTTCAACCGCTAAGTTTTTGTACCCTTTGATCGTACTTCAACTTCTTTACAATATGACACCTCAACTAGACAACATATCACAAGTATATCTATATTGGAGcgtaattaaatttgaattcacatATTACATGACTTATTATCGAAAACAATACTTCcaataaaattctttttaattttaattttaaagagtTAAAcatgaaatctttaattaaggtaaaaaaaattaaaatacgaATCATTCCACCATAACATATATTAATACCTGGCATAAATTCCTAGTCGTAGATTGAAGATACCTCTTTCCTTTAATCTAATCCAATCAAGTTCCAAAGTCATGTACCCAATCTTTTAAAAGGGATGGTCCTTCctactctaaaaaataaaacaagaaatatttaatttaaaataaatagaaagcCTATAGCAAGATATGcctagaaaataaaaaactacTATTGGTCAGTAATAAAAGAACATCTAGGACATGACTCTATTATATACCCTAATAAGGTAGCTAATAATTTTGACCTTTATGTTGTGTATTGTGTTCTGATTATCAAACTATTTTATTGTTGCTATTGTTTCGTTCTTTCTTCTAGATTTTCTCTAACTgttatgttttctttatttgaatttcatgCTCTTGAGTCAAGGgttatttgaaaataatctcTCTACCTCATTGTGGTAATAATAAAATCTGCGTACACTTTATATATCCGGATAAAATCTGCTCCTCCGTAAACGTAATTTCAGTAGTAAGAGTAATACTAGGTGTGCACCAAAATTATACTTATGCACACTTAAAATTGAAGATATAGAACTGATGCGAAGTTAAAAAGTAGATTTGGGTGGGGTGCATAAGTGACGTGATGTGGAAAGCACTCTTATAAACCTCATTCGAAGTGACTTCTTTTCAACTCCCGAGGCTTTCTCCTTCACTGTCACTCTCCAAACAGATCTCATCTTCCACAGACACACTCTGCTCTTTTTGTTCCCCTCAATCACCATTTTCTACATTACTATGCTAATTATATATGCATTATTAGCGTTTCTCTAATGGATCCTCATTCTACTATAATGAGTGCCTTTCAAACTGCGCCTAATTTGGCGGAGATCTGGCCCTATCAGCATCTTCTCGACCACACAACAAATCACGCCGCCAGAAAGCGACGCGACGATGATGAATCTGCCATTGGAGTTTCAACTAGTGCAAATGCCTTGGTATGTATATCTCTGTTAACTACTTTATTCATTGTTCAGTTGCTTCACTACTTCTGTTAGCTCCTTAATTTGATTGTCACTCTCAATTTCTGCGGCATAGTTTGGTCAATgaaattttcatgttttttgaaataaaatttttatatttgaaaattacaataactgacaattgaaaatgttttgaagATATAATGAAAAAGTTGCCACATAAATAAGAAGGAGAAAGTAAATTGCGTAATAgttggaataaaaaaaaaattgtgtactTTGACTGATTTATAGATCGTTTTGGTATGGTACAGTATTTACTACTCCCttagtttcaatttgtttgatctattttgacttgatacaaaatttaagaaaataaagaacatGTTTGAATCTTGTGATAGAAAATTGAGGATATATCAAATGTAACAAAATGTgctttggaaaagttgaaattaaaagaGTTGCtagaaaaaagagaggaaaggctcagtttttttttaaaacaaactaaaaacaaattgaaacggaaagAGTACTATTCAATTGGCTAGGCAGTCTAAGAGAGTTTCTGTTATTTTATCTAGCTGATTGATCTGCTAAATGCAAAAAGCTGGTGAAGACTGAATAGGGTAGTACTACATTTGTTATTGATCTTAATTTCCTGTTTCTTGGTGCAATGTTTCAGCTTGTATAAGTGGACCTTAGCTTGTTTGTAGTTGTTTATATCAGATTTTGGGGTAATATGTATCAAAATCTTGTGGTCTTTATTGTTCTTATATATGTTAGTATTTTCTGGTGATTGGAGCAGACTGAATCTGATAGTAAGCGACTGAAGGCCACGAGATCAAACGAGAATGGGGAATATTCAGGAGGAGGGAATTCAGGAAAATCTTCAGACCAACCTGCAAAGCCACCAGCTGAACCACCTAAGGACTACATCCATGTGCGAGCGAGGAGAGGTCAAGCTACCGATAGTCATAGCCTAGCAGAAAGAGTAATTCTACCGATAACTCTTTCTTAACTTGAATAAGTTGTTCAATATTTGGTATTAAATGATGGTAATTTGTAATCGATAATGGAACTTGTTGATACATTTGGTTTGCAGGCCAGAAGAGAAAAGATTAGTGACCGGATGAAACTCCTACAAGACTTGGTCCCTGGTTGTAACAAg
This genomic window contains:
- the LOC125856445 gene encoding transcription factor BHLH089-like isoform X2, whose product is MDPHSTIMSAFQTAPNLAEIWPYQHLLDHTTNHAARKRRDDDESAIGVSTSANALTESDSKRLKATRSNENGEYSGGGNSGKSSDQPAKPPAEPPKDYIHVRARRGQATDSHSLAERARREKISDRMKLLQDLVPGCNKVIGKALVLDEIINYVQSLQRQVEFLSMKLEAVNTRVTPTIEGIPTKDFGQQTFETNAMAFGSQGTREYAGGTSPDWLHMQIGGGFERTT
- the LOC125856417 gene encoding inorganic pyrophosphatase TTM2-like, with the translated sequence MDIDTANAESINQRAGLLKDQVRLIKRKDCDRYEISSIPDNLSFEKGFFIVIRACQVLVQKNEGLIMIGVAGPSGAGKTVFTDKIMNFMPSIAVISMDNYNDASRIVDGNFDDPRLTDYDTLLKNINDLKIGKAAEIPIYDFKSSSRIGYRTVEVPSSRIVVIEGIYALNEKLRPFLDLRISVNGGVHFDLVKRVLRDIQRAGQEPSEIIHQVSETVYPMYKAYIEPDLKTAHIKIINKFNPFSGFQSPTYILKSSRNLKVEQIKSVLSEEHTESTELIYDIYLLPPGEDPETCQSYLRMRNKDGKYNLMFEEWVTDSPFVISPRISFEVSVRLLGGLMALGYTMAAILKRSSHVFSDERVCVKIDWLEQLKRHYVQVQGRDRVVVKCIAEQLGLEGSYTPRTYIEQIQLEKLVNEVMALPDDLKTKLSLDEDIVSSPKEALSQASTERAWRNKNIRSGLSHSYSTNRDKNLNVSSDYQRNDRIEEPGTRLANQGAITHLLEQISTLNDRMDDFTSIMEELNSKLCSRRASPRNKQASPCIQNLTLETEACVGSAPTNYFISGLENGSLTGSIMPNSSSFTSAIGKESTLMEEISNIARGQRQLMHQLDNVSNVLRERLGEQSRQARMNKKRDTIKTIRKPLILTLAVGCLGILLFKSLQHRN
- the LOC125856445 gene encoding transcription factor BHLH089-like isoform X1; this translates as MDPHSTIMSAFQTAPNLAEIWPYQHLLDHTTNHAARKRRDDDESAIGVSTSANALQTESDSKRLKATRSNENGEYSGGGNSGKSSDQPAKPPAEPPKDYIHVRARRGQATDSHSLAERARREKISDRMKLLQDLVPGCNKVIGKALVLDEIINYVQSLQRQVEFLSMKLEAVNTRVTPTIEGIPTKDFGQQTFETNAMAFGSQGTREYAGGTSPDWLHMQIGGGFERTT